From a single Nostoc edaphicum CCNP1411 genomic region:
- a CDS encoding STAS domain-containing protein — protein sequence MREQVKVIKLSGNLNATTSQEFRQNITDVIENGAKIVLVDFKDVTFMDSSGLGALVLAFKTLRAADTKLVLCSINEQVRILFELTNMDKVFEIFPSQDAFNQVLLSKT from the coding sequence ATGAGAGAACAAGTAAAAGTTATTAAGCTCAGTGGTAATTTAAACGCCACAACTTCACAAGAATTTCGACAAAATATCACTGATGTTATAGAAAATGGCGCAAAAATTGTGTTAGTTGATTTTAAAGATGTAACGTTTATGGATAGTTCAGGTTTGGGAGCTTTAGTCTTAGCTTTCAAAACCTTGCGAGCAGCGGATACAAAGCTTGTTCTATGCTCAATTAATGAGCAAGTCAGAATATTATTTGAACTGACTAACATGGATAAAGTATTTGAAATATTTCCCAGTCAAGATGCATTTAATCAGGTTTTACTTTCCAAGACATAA
- a CDS encoding PP2C family protein-serine/threonine phosphatase yields MFQILIIDDDYSIKILLKRMLEKQGYEVVTASSGEEGIEKALAYRPALIICDWIMPGLTGLEVCHHIKTDPKFFTTFFILLTSLDSVADCVKGLDAGADDFISKPIEHNELQARVRAGLRLHQLSRDLQAQKLLLESEMSEAAEYVRSLLPFSMTEPFNINFRFIPSRQLGGDCFDYYWLDDDYLAIYLLDTAGHGLKATLPSVSVLNLLRSRALKGLNYYQPSDVLKALNDTFQMNYQNDKYFTIWYGVYNRINRQLIYASAGHPPAVLVTGTSPRKSEVKLLKTPGMPVGMFPEAKYIDGFCNIEKFSTLYIFSDGAYEITKSDGTLWSLDAFIQLLVSLQNPVDSQLDHVLSYLIALNSKDAFDDDLSILQIKFD; encoded by the coding sequence ATGTTTCAAATACTAATAATTGATGACGATTATTCAATAAAAATACTCCTGAAAAGGATGTTGGAAAAACAGGGTTATGAGGTAGTTACAGCCAGTAGCGGCGAGGAAGGAATAGAAAAGGCACTGGCTTACCGTCCTGCACTAATTATTTGTGATTGGATCATGCCGGGTTTGACCGGACTGGAAGTTTGCCACCACATTAAAACAGACCCCAAATTTTTTACCACATTCTTTATTTTATTAACATCCTTAGATTCCGTTGCTGATTGTGTCAAAGGTTTAGATGCTGGTGCCGATGATTTTATCTCCAAACCTATTGAGCATAATGAATTACAAGCACGGGTAAGAGCGGGATTACGCTTGCATCAATTAAGTAGAGATTTGCAGGCTCAAAAGTTGCTTTTAGAATCAGAAATGTCAGAAGCAGCAGAATATGTGCGATCGCTGCTGCCTTTTTCGATGACTGAACCATTCAATATAAATTTCCGATTTATTCCCTCGCGACAACTCGGCGGTGACTGTTTCGATTACTATTGGCTCGATGATGATTATCTGGCAATTTACTTACTCGATACTGCCGGACATGGACTCAAAGCGACTCTTCCCTCTGTCTCAGTGCTGAATCTGTTGCGTTCCCGTGCGCTCAAAGGTTTAAATTACTATCAACCTAGTGATGTATTGAAGGCTTTAAATGATACCTTCCAGATGAATTATCAAAATGACAAATATTTTACGATTTGGTACGGAGTTTACAACCGAATTAATCGCCAGTTAATTTATGCTAGTGCAGGTCATCCACCAGCAGTTTTAGTAACCGGCACATCTCCAAGGAAGTCTGAAGTTAAACTCTTAAAAACCCCCGGTATGCCAGTCGGCATGTTTCCAGAGGCAAAATATATTGATGGTTTTTGCAATATTGAAAAATTCAGTACCCTTTACATTTTTAGTGACGGCGCTTATGAAATCACTAAATCAGATGGTACACTTTGGAGTTTAGATGCTTTTATTCAGCTACTAGTTAGCTTACAAAACCCTGTTGATAGCCAACTTGATCACGTACTGAGTTATTTAATTGCCCTGAACTCCAAAGATGCTTTTGATGATGATTTATCGATTTTGCAAATAAAGTTTGATTAG
- a CDS encoding DUF1350 family protein: MDWKEVRGNWVIIPRNPIGIVHFLGGAFVATAPHITYRWLLEQLASKGYVVIATPFVNTLDHTAIAKSVLLNFDRTLERLQDSGALRKLYFPIYGIGHSMGCKLHLLIGSLFKVERAGNILISFNNYAAKEAIPLVEQFNSTLKIEFTPSPLETNKLVQSRYNIRRNLLIKFSNDTIDQSTALTKILQERFDDMVTAQTLPGNHTTPLGQDIKWQTGTSFTPFDALGQWFKQEAYRDLNQLKTTILLWLNPLAAP, translated from the coding sequence ATGGACTGGAAAGAAGTCAGAGGCAACTGGGTAATCATTCCCCGAAATCCCATAGGTATCGTTCATTTTTTGGGAGGTGCATTTGTCGCAACTGCACCGCACATCACTTATCGCTGGTTACTCGAACAACTGGCAAGTAAAGGTTATGTTGTAATTGCTACGCCTTTCGTCAATACATTGGATCATACTGCGATCGCAAAATCCGTGCTGCTAAATTTTGACCGCACCCTCGAACGTTTACAAGACTCTGGGGCATTACGCAAGCTTTACTTTCCCATCTACGGCATTGGACATAGTATGGGCTGTAAACTTCACTTGCTGATTGGTAGCCTCTTTAAAGTAGAACGCGCAGGCAATATTTTAATATCCTTCAACAACTATGCCGCGAAAGAAGCTATCCCCTTAGTAGAACAGTTCAATTCTACTTTGAAAATCGAGTTTACCCCCTCACCCTTGGAAACTAACAAGCTTGTCCAATCTCGTTACAATATCCGGCGCAATTTATTAATAAAATTTAGTAATGACACCATTGATCAGTCGACAGCTTTAACCAAAATCTTACAAGAACGTTTTGATGACATGGTGACAGCACAAACGTTACCAGGAAATCATACAACACCTCTAGGTCAAGACATAAAATGGCAAACTGGAACATCTTTCACCCCCTTTGATGCATTAGGGCAATGGTTTAAGCAAGAAGCATACCGTGACTTAAACCAGCTAAAAACCACCATCCTCTTGTGGTTAAATCCTCTCGCAGCGCCATAG
- a CDS encoding M48 family metallopeptidase — MNFFEHQDRARQNTQQLIGLFSLSIAVMIMAIYIATLFLFRMAPRVWWHPGIFLYVAGITIVAIALGSLYKIACLRQGGSVIAQELGGRLLLPDTADEQGRQLLNIVEEMAIASGISVPQVYLLERETGINAFAAGFTPNDAVIGVTRGTLQHLSRDELQGVIGHEFSHILNGDMRLNLRLVGLLHGILFIYITGELLWRLRDTFRLGKEDKGLPIWAFGLALMAIGGIGLLCGRLIKAAVSRQREFLADASAVQFTRNPNGLTGVFQKLQQMDSRLISPGAEAASHMFFGNALNPSFWENMFSTHPPLTERIRRVGGLNVSNLAAMPSRNQMRSPSQESLTMGFAGGSSATPAKVVNQVGSVTPEHFAHAQALLSQLPESLRLGVREQESAMAIAFALALDTENIEIKERQIAWLREVQPTELVEKTLEFSSEISQLDPSIRLPLVDLAVPILRQNSAKECQRLCKCVHGLAVATGSLSLWHFVLQLILWHRLQPSINPTSPTTVEFTSIEQIWPDSLLVLSVIARVGHSQPDAHTEDITYAFRSGVFRLPKAGEQEKPEIPLTCNFTELKKSIERLRLASPKLKQTIVDACAHTVLLDNKVTSSEADLLRAIAMTLDCPIPPFLNTQRGISKQKQSSLKRT, encoded by the coding sequence ATGAATTTCTTTGAACATCAGGATCGGGCACGCCAAAATACGCAACAATTAATCGGGTTATTTTCCCTGTCGATCGCAGTCATGATTATGGCGATTTATATTGCCACTTTATTTCTTTTCCGCATGGCTCCCCGTGTTTGGTGGCATCCAGGGATATTTCTCTACGTGGCTGGGATTACAATAGTTGCGATCGCACTGGGAAGCCTCTATAAAATTGCCTGTCTCCGTCAAGGAGGAAGCGTCATTGCCCAGGAGTTGGGGGGAAGACTCTTACTCCCAGATACAGCCGATGAACAAGGGCGACAACTATTAAATATTGTCGAGGAAATGGCGATCGCTTCTGGTATTTCCGTGCCACAAGTTTATCTCTTGGAGAGAGAAACCGGGATTAATGCCTTTGCTGCCGGATTTACGCCCAATGATGCTGTAATTGGAGTTACCCGTGGAACTTTGCAACATCTGAGCCGGGATGAGTTACAAGGAGTTATCGGCCACGAATTCAGTCATATTCTCAATGGAGATATGCGGCTAAATTTGCGTTTGGTGGGACTACTCCACGGGATTTTGTTCATTTACATAACTGGAGAATTGCTGTGGCGCCTTCGTGATACCTTCCGTTTAGGAAAGGAAGATAAGGGTTTACCTATCTGGGCTTTTGGTTTAGCACTAATGGCAATTGGCGGTATCGGCTTACTCTGCGGACGCCTAATTAAAGCCGCAGTCTCTCGCCAACGCGAATTTCTCGCCGATGCGTCAGCAGTACAATTCACTCGCAACCCCAATGGACTTACCGGAGTCTTCCAAAAACTCCAACAGATGGATTCACGCTTGATTTCGCCAGGAGCAGAAGCCGCTAGCCACATGTTTTTTGGCAATGCCCTCAACCCCTCTTTCTGGGAAAATATGTTTTCTACCCACCCACCCCTAACAGAACGTATTCGCCGGGTTGGGGGTTTAAACGTCAGCAATTTAGCAGCAATGCCATCTCGCAATCAGATGCGTTCTCCTTCCCAGGAATCTCTAACGATGGGCTTTGCTGGTGGTTCAAGCGCCACGCCAGCAAAGGTTGTAAACCAAGTTGGAAGCGTTACACCAGAGCATTTTGCCCATGCTCAAGCGCTGTTATCGCAGTTACCGGAATCCCTGCGCTTGGGTGTACGGGAGCAGGAAAGTGCAATGGCGATCGCTTTTGCGCTAGCGTTAGATACAGAAAATATCGAGATCAAAGAACGTCAAATTGCTTGGTTACGCGAGGTGCAGCCTACTGAGTTGGTAGAAAAAACCCTGGAATTTAGTAGCGAAATTAGCCAGTTAGATCCCAGCATTCGCTTACCACTTGTGGATTTGGCAGTACCCATATTACGCCAAAATTCTGCCAAAGAATGCCAAAGACTGTGCAAATGCGTCCACGGTTTAGCTGTAGCCACCGGAAGTTTATCACTGTGGCATTTTGTGTTGCAGTTAATACTGTGGCATCGGCTCCAACCCAGTATAAATCCCACCTCGCCTACAACGGTAGAATTCACCTCCATCGAACAGATTTGGCCAGATAGTCTATTAGTACTGTCCGTAATTGCCCGCGTTGGACATTCCCAACCCGATGCCCACACCGAAGATATCACCTATGCTTTTCGTTCTGGAGTTTTTCGACTTCCCAAAGCTGGAGAGCAAGAAAAACCAGAAATACCACTAACCTGCAATTTCACTGAACTCAAGAAGAGTATTGAGCGCCTGCGCCTTGCGAGTCCCAAACTCAAACAGACTATAGTTGATGCCTGCGCCCACACAGTACTATTAGATAACAAAGTTACTTCATCAGAAGCAGATTTACTCAGAGCGATCGCCATGACGCTAGACTGTCCCATCCCCCCATTTTTAAACACTCAGCGTGGCATTTCAAAACAGAAACAATCTTCTCTAAAACGAACTTAA
- a CDS encoding LemA family protein, giving the protein MGLLIFSVALVAIVAVIIINSYNDLVKYRNRYKNAYSQIDVQLQRRYDLIPNLVETAKGYMKHERETLEAVIAARNSAINASSRAVQNPGDPQAMQQLGNAEGALTGALSRLMVLSESYPELKADRAMTQVMEELSSTENRIAFARQAFNDAVTLYNTKSESFPSNLVANTFNFTVAELLAEATPEIRNAPRVSF; this is encoded by the coding sequence ATGGGGCTTTTAATATTTTCTGTTGCTTTAGTTGCCATTGTTGCTGTAATTATCATTAATTCCTACAACGATTTAGTCAAGTATCGCAATCGGTACAAAAATGCTTACTCTCAAATCGACGTTCAATTACAGCGCCGCTATGATTTAATTCCCAACTTGGTGGAAACTGCCAAGGGGTACATGAAACATGAACGAGAAACCTTAGAAGCAGTTATTGCCGCCCGGAATTCTGCAATTAATGCTAGCAGTCGTGCTGTGCAAAATCCCGGCGATCCTCAAGCGATGCAACAATTGGGCAATGCTGAAGGGGCGCTAACGGGTGCGTTAAGTCGCTTGATGGTACTTTCAGAATCTTATCCAGAATTGAAAGCCGATCGCGCCATGACTCAGGTAATGGAAGAATTATCTTCCACTGAAAACCGGATTGCTTTTGCCCGTCAGGCTTTTAATGACGCGGTGACACTTTACAACACCAAGAGCGAATCCTTCCCTAGCAATCTTGTGGCAAATACTTTTAACTTTACTGTTGCAGAATTGCTCGCCGAAGCTACTCCAGAAATAAGAAATGCTCCACGCGTGTCTTTTTAG
- a CDS encoding DUF2281 domain-containing protein: protein MLFCQCVSPRDIDTLPEEAQILLLDFIQLLKKRYPQSESENHSQKKSLYEKFDEIGLIGCCSVEENLSTTYKEVLSNTLDKKYDHR from the coding sequence TTGTTATTCTGTCAATGCGTAAGTCCTAGAGATATTGATACTTTACCAGAAGAAGCTCAAATATTACTACTTGATTTTATTCAGTTACTCAAAAAGCGGTATCCTCAATCAGAATCAGAAAATCATAGTCAGAAAAAAAGTCTCTATGAAAAGTTTGATGAAATTGGATTAATTGGTTGTTGTTCTGTGGAAGAAAATTTATCAACCACATATAAAGAAGTTTTATCTAATACATTAGATAAAAAATATGATCATCGTTGA
- a CDS encoding IS701 family transposase: MREITKPSTGQCNLDLYTLFLLSEPKFGGCSRLAEILGDVSHDSVNRFLLRERYEPKDLFNIVEKIINLVGGILSVDDTVIEKIYSDPKNAELISYFWSGKAHKAIIGLNLITLYYSDTNGNSVPINYRIYDKKEEKTKNDYFREMVSEIISWGVKPRIVTGDSWYSGVENLKFLKNQKLGFLFGIEKNRTVSNEPHKYCQVSTLVIPESGLRTHLKEFGFIKLFRKDFKKEDSRHYILYVPDEERIKDITRNEFITIHDTHWGIETFHRAIKQVCGICRFMVRDTYAIKTHIFCSLQAFIRLEFMRSEKIISNWYEVQRNMFTLVVREHIFANLNSDGII, encoded by the coding sequence ATTAGAGAAATTACTAAACCATCGACAGGACAATGCAATCTAGACCTCTACACCTTATTTCTGCTGTCAGAGCCAAAGTTTGGGGGGTGCAGTAGGTTGGCAGAGATATTGGGAGACGTTTCACATGATAGTGTGAATCGGTTTTTGTTGAGAGAGAGATACGAACCGAAAGATTTATTCAACATAGTAGAGAAAATCATTAACTTGGTAGGAGGGATACTAAGTGTAGACGATACAGTTATAGAAAAAATTTACAGTGACCCAAAAAATGCCGAATTAATCAGTTATTTTTGGTCAGGAAAAGCCCATAAAGCTATTATTGGCTTAAATTTAATAACTTTATATTACAGCGATACTAACGGTAATTCAGTCCCAATAAATTACAGAATATATGACAAAAAGGAGGAGAAAACAAAAAACGATTATTTTCGAGAAATGGTGAGTGAAATAATAAGCTGGGGAGTCAAGCCAAGAATAGTAACAGGAGATAGTTGGTATTCAGGAGTAGAAAATTTAAAATTTCTAAAAAACCAGAAATTGGGTTTTCTATTCGGGATTGAAAAAAATAGAACTGTCTCAAATGAGCCGCATAAGTATTGCCAGGTAAGTACTTTAGTGATTCCAGAGTCAGGATTAAGAACTCATCTGAAAGAATTTGGATTTATAAAGTTGTTTAGGAAAGACTTCAAGAAAGAAGACTCTAGACACTATATTTTGTATGTTCCAGATGAGGAAAGAATCAAGGATATAACCAGAAATGAATTTATCACAATTCATGATACCCATTGGGGAATCGAAACCTTTCATCGAGCCATCAAACAAGTATGTGGAATTTGTCGGTTCATGGTTAGGGATACCTATGCAATCAAGACTCACATATTTTGTTCACTTCAAGCTTTTATTAGATTGGAGTTTATGCGGTCTGAAAAAATAATTAGCAATTGGTACGAAGTACAACGGAATATGTTCACATTAGTTGTACGTGAGCATATTTTTGCAAACCTTAACAGTGATGGCATTATCTAG
- a CDS encoding phosphoketolase, with the protein MTAISAKASSALPNFSEGIQYFGEALPDFEIHGAKPAIESGKIAIASTTDKAAVYQTLLAADALRYLTLQVTGSKASGHPGGFASQAEAYASLVMLGYKNIITEVGHHAPGFYSAMFLDRSLEDMGIFTVQQLRDRFREKHGLLGHLSGFIPGILAPAGPLGQGQHFAMAAALLHKDKLFPFTVGDGGLGEPYIVSAIAHFHTAYPAVTNFLPVLVWNGYSQEHHSMISLKTNEQMQAYWQGNGFDEVVLVDAKDFDDQNQPGDYVDSTAFSFEKRLEFTQAVLSGVDKAARFALGGKLTVFIIKQLKGAGVHARGAKSHNLYPKDTLDAPHIISALQTRALSAEAWQLVRTNAERAGGGPAAKTVVTEFEFPLPELGELPLEEYAVGGEPKVSTTAMGRLVGIVGKKDQNFLVTNADGNEASGIANINQALKIIHPTTDDLYNQAPNGQVYEPLSEDACAGLAAGLALMGARTLWCSYESFAINGLPIWQTVTQAMAELRRPTPSTITLFTAGALEQGRNGWTHQRPEIEAYFASLMRNGNVFPLFPPDANSIQACYDWALKTKNKGVVITASKSPLPIRTTLEQTRQGLRDGAVLLHEVAGDKQVVFAVIGDLTLIPVFEAAAFLETEGIGVKIVSVINPRQLYRNDDTAWDTCSQAEGGFLDDAKFAELFDGDALIAVTGGAAAMLEPILLRSTAKRDTFAWKRGETTASAGELMAFNGLTAEALTKRAIALVH; encoded by the coding sequence ATGACTGCAATCTCCGCAAAGGCATCTTCAGCGCTTCCCAATTTTTCTGAAGGGATTCAATATTTTGGTGAAGCGTTACCAGATTTTGAAATTCATGGTGCAAAACCTGCTATTGAGTCGGGAAAAATAGCGATCGCATCTACCACAGACAAAGCAGCCGTATATCAAACTTTACTAGCTGCCGATGCCTTACGCTACCTGACTTTACAAGTTACTGGTAGTAAAGCCTCTGGGCATCCCGGCGGATTCGCCAGCCAAGCAGAAGCTTATGCATCTCTTGTCATGCTGGGATACAAGAACATTATTACCGAAGTCGGACACCACGCCCCCGGATTTTATAGTGCCATGTTCTTGGATCGTTCGCTAGAAGACATGGGAATTTTTACAGTCCAACAATTGCGCGATCGCTTCCGAGAAAAGCACGGATTACTAGGACACCTTTCCGGTTTCATCCCCGGTATTCTCGCACCTGCGGGGCCTTTGGGACAAGGGCAACACTTTGCAATGGCGGCTGCACTGTTACACAAAGATAAGTTGTTCCCCTTCACAGTTGGGGATGGTGGATTGGGTGAGCCTTATATTGTAAGTGCGATCGCACATTTCCATACTGCTTATCCTGCTGTCACCAACTTTTTACCAGTGTTGGTGTGGAACGGTTACAGCCAAGAACATCACAGCATGATTTCCCTCAAAACCAACGAACAGATGCAAGCATATTGGCAAGGTAACGGTTTTGATGAAGTGGTGTTAGTGGATGCCAAAGACTTTGACGATCAAAACCAACCAGGGGATTACGTTGATAGTACAGCTTTTTCTTTTGAGAAACGCCTAGAATTTACTCAAGCAGTACTTTCGGGTGTAGATAAAGCCGCGCGTTTTGCACTCGGTGGTAAACTTACCGTCTTCATTATTAAACAACTCAAAGGTGCAGGAGTTCACGCGCGGGGTGCAAAATCTCACAACTTGTATCCTAAAGATACGCTGGATGCGCCGCATATTATTAGTGCATTGCAAACCCGTGCTTTGTCTGCGGAAGCTTGGCAATTAGTAAGAACAAATGCCGAACGCGCCGGTGGTGGCCCAGCAGCGAAAACTGTGGTGACAGAATTTGAATTCCCATTACCAGAATTAGGCGAATTACCTTTAGAAGAATATGCAGTTGGTGGCGAACCAAAAGTTTCCACAACCGCGATGGGACGATTGGTAGGAATAGTTGGAAAGAAAGATCAGAATTTCCTTGTCACCAACGCCGACGGTAACGAAGCATCTGGAATTGCCAACATCAACCAAGCATTAAAGATTATCCATCCCACAACCGACGACTTATATAATCAAGCACCAAACGGACAAGTTTATGAACCATTGAGTGAAGATGCTTGCGCCGGTTTAGCTGCGGGTTTAGCGTTAATGGGTGCGAGAACTTTGTGGTGTTCATACGAATCTTTTGCCATCAACGGATTACCAATTTGGCAAACTGTAACCCAAGCAATGGCAGAATTGCGCCGTCCAACTCCCTCAACTATTACTTTATTCACAGCAGGTGCATTAGAGCAAGGGCGTAACGGTTGGACTCACCAACGTCCAGAAATTGAAGCTTACTTTGCTTCGTTGATGCGAAATGGAAATGTTTTCCCATTATTTCCGCCTGATGCTAATAGTATTCAAGCTTGTTATGATTGGGCGTTGAAAACTAAGAATAAGGGAGTTGTGATTACAGCTAGTAAATCGCCGTTACCAATTCGCACAACTTTAGAACAAACTCGTCAAGGGTTGCGCGATGGTGCGGTGCTATTACATGAAGTCGCTGGTGATAAACAAGTTGTATTTGCTGTAATTGGCGACTTAACATTAATACCAGTATTTGAAGCTGCTGCTTTCTTAGAAACTGAAGGTATTGGTGTGAAGATAGTTTCTGTGATAAATCCTCGGCAATTGTACCGTAACGATGATACTGCGTGGGATACCTGTTCCCAAGCCGAAGGCGGTTTCTTAGATGATGCTAAATTTGCCGAATTATTTGATGGTGATGCGTTAATTGCTGTTACTGGTGGTGCTGCGGCGATGCTAGAACCAATTTTGTTGCGGAGTACAGCGAAGCGTGACACCTTTGCTTGGAAGCGTGGAGAGACTACAGCTAGTGCTGGCGAGTTGATGGCATTTAATGGATTGACTGCTGAAGCGTTAACAAAACGTGCGATCGCGTTAGTGCATTAA
- a CDS encoding cytochrome P450 has translation MKFPNGPKTPAVLQMVRWIVNPMSFMEDCAKSYGEIFTLRLDNNLPPLVIVSNPQAQQQILTTDTKELEAPGDLNQVFEPLLGKRSVISISGTEHQRQRQLLMPPFHGERMRNYSEVITDVTQKVISQYQIGKPFNIRSATQAITLRVIMQAVFGLHEGPRAEKLQKFLGDLLEKASSRLSVALLYFPALQRDFGPINFWGKQMRLQQEADELIYEEIRERREQPDSSRTDILSLLMAARDEVGQPMTDEELRDELMTLLVAGHETTATALAWALYWIHKVPSVRQKLLQELDGLGDNPDPSTVFKLPYLNAVCSETLRIYPVGIVTFPRKVRTPISLGGYELEPGTVLLGSIYLTHQREDIYPEPKQFKPERFLERQFSAYEYLPFGGGARRCIGLAFAQLEMKLALAQILSSLELELVDNGEVRPKRRGLVTGPDRPIEMVVTSQRQVKSPILQTTTA, from the coding sequence ATGAAATTCCCAAACGGCCCTAAAACTCCAGCAGTTTTACAGATGGTGCGCTGGATTGTTAATCCGATGTCATTTATGGAGGATTGTGCCAAAAGCTATGGCGAGATTTTTACTCTCAGATTAGACAACAATCTTCCTCCTTTGGTGATTGTTAGCAATCCTCAAGCGCAACAGCAAATTTTGACAACTGATACCAAGGAATTAGAAGCCCCTGGTGATCTGAATCAGGTGTTTGAACCTTTGCTGGGCAAGCGTTCTGTAATTAGCATTAGCGGCACAGAACACCAGCGTCAACGCCAGTTGTTAATGCCTCCCTTTCACGGCGAAAGAATGCGGAATTATAGCGAGGTGATTACTGATGTCACTCAAAAAGTCATCAGCCAATACCAGATAGGTAAACCCTTTAATATTCGGTCTGCAACCCAAGCCATTACCTTGCGGGTGATTATGCAAGCTGTGTTTGGTCTACATGAAGGGCCTCGCGCCGAAAAACTACAGAAATTTTTGGGCGATCTTTTAGAAAAAGCCAGTTCTCGGTTAAGTGTGGCTTTGCTTTATTTTCCAGCTTTGCAAAGGGATTTTGGCCCGATTAACTTCTGGGGAAAACAGATGCGCCTTCAGCAAGAAGCTGACGAACTCATCTACGAAGAAATTCGGGAACGTCGAGAACAACCAGATTCATCACGCACAGATATTCTTAGCTTACTGATGGCTGCTAGGGATGAAGTAGGTCAACCCATGACTGATGAAGAGTTGCGCGATGAATTGATGACTCTGTTAGTTGCCGGTCACGAAACCACAGCGACAGCCTTAGCATGGGCATTATACTGGATTCACAAAGTACCGTCAGTGCGCCAAAAGCTACTGCAAGAATTAGATGGCTTGGGCGATAACCCAGACCCCAGCACAGTTTTCAAGTTACCCTATCTCAATGCTGTTTGTTCAGAGACATTGCGGATTTACCCAGTAGGTATAGTTACTTTCCCCAGAAAAGTAAGAACACCAATATCGCTAGGCGGCTACGAACTAGAACCGGGTACAGTCCTACTTGGTTCTATTTATTTGACCCACCAACGGGAAGATATTTATCCAGAACCTAAGCAGTTTAAGCCAGAACGTTTTTTAGAACGGCAATTTTCTGCCTATGAATATTTGCCCTTTGGCGGTGGTGCAAGACGTTGTATTGGTCTAGCATTTGCCCAGTTGGAAATGAAGCTAGCACTTGCTCAAATCCTTTCTAGCCTGGAATTAGAACTAGTTGACAATGGTGAAGTGCGACCTAAACGCCGTGGTTTGGTGACAGGGCCAGATCGTCCTATTGAGATGGTTGTCACGAGTCAACGTCAGGTGAAGTCTCCCATTTTACAGACAACCACTGCTTGA
- a CDS encoding nuclear transport factor 2 family protein — MYTYFVRQFVKKSFESLNHGDYESVLQGVSPSITHTFSGTHALSGTRHSVEAMRQWFQRLYILSPKLEFEIKNIVVSGFPWDTTIAVEWVDTAMPADGSEYVNEGVHIIKMRWGKAVYIHAYLDTQLVEALLKRLSAYGIAEASAPPIED; from the coding sequence ATGTACACCTATTTTGTTCGTCAGTTTGTCAAGAAAAGCTTTGAGTCTTTGAACCACGGTGATTATGAATCAGTTCTGCAAGGTGTTTCGCCTTCAATTACTCATACCTTTAGTGGCACTCATGCCCTGAGTGGAACTCGTCATAGTGTTGAGGCAATGCGGCAATGGTTTCAGCGTCTTTATATTTTGTCCCCCAAATTAGAATTTGAGATTAAAAACATTGTTGTTAGCGGGTTTCCTTGGGACACAACAATTGCTGTGGAGTGGGTTGATACCGCCATGCCCGCAGATGGTTCAGAGTATGTTAATGAGGGAGTTCATATCATTAAGATGCGGTGGGGCAAAGCTGTATACATCCATGCTTACTTGGATACACAATTAGTTGAAGCTTTATTGAAGCGTTTATCAGCTTACGGCATAGCGGAAGCTTCTGCACCTCCAATCGAAGACTAA
- a CDS encoding TetR/AcrR family transcriptional regulator: MSEREPYHHGDLRQALIAAALELISEKNVEGVSLREVARRVGVSHAAPYRHFADKESLLAAVAKDGFQMLHHKLEEAIQNSSADPVQQIQDSGVAYITFALEHPSHYDLMFGAYRSSSAQQNPELEYAARLVFMVLVGAIARGQQSGVIRVDDSEQLALTAWALVHGWAKLWIDGKIPFCATQSTHHLAVFVTQILVEGLAKTET; this comes from the coding sequence ATGTCAGAACGAGAACCTTATCATCATGGAGATTTGCGCCAAGCCCTCATTGCTGCTGCTTTAGAACTTATTTCTGAGAAGAATGTTGAAGGGGTTTCTCTACGAGAGGTGGCGCGTCGAGTCGGTGTCTCTCATGCAGCTCCCTATCGGCACTTTGCGGATAAAGAGTCTCTGTTGGCCGCTGTAGCAAAAGATGGATTTCAAATGTTGCATCACAAATTGGAAGAGGCAATTCAAAACTCATCTGCTGATCCTGTGCAGCAGATACAGGATAGTGGGGTTGCCTACATAACATTCGCCCTTGAACATCCTTCGCACTATGATTTGATGTTTGGTGCTTATCGCTCATCTTCTGCTCAACAAAATCCTGAGTTGGAATATGCTGCAAGACTTGTCTTCATGGTTCTGGTTGGTGCGATTGCACGGGGACAGCAGTCAGGGGTGATTCGGGTAGATGATTCTGAACAATTAGCCTTGACAGCTTGGGCATTAGTACATGGTTGGGCAAAGCTGTGGATAGATGGTAAAATTCCTTTCTGTGCCACTCAATCCACTCATCATCTCGCTGTCTTCGTTACCCAGATATTAGTTGAAGGACTAGCTAAAACCGAAACTTAG